From a single Clostridium isatidis genomic region:
- the recR gene encoding recombination mediator RecR: protein MDFYPVAIEKLIEEFAKLPSIGHKTAQRLTMHILNLPEDEVKEFAEALVKARGTIKYCSVCGNFTDKDPCSICSNPSRDKETICVVEQPKDIMTVEKVKEYNGVYHVLHGNLSPMQGRGPQDIRIRELVSRMSADIKEVILATNPNIEGEATAMYIARILKPLDVKVTRIASGIPVGGDLEYADEVTLSKALEGRKEIK from the coding sequence ATGGATTTTTATCCAGTTGCAATAGAAAAGCTTATAGAAGAATTTGCAAAGCTTCCAAGTATAGGTCACAAAACAGCTCAAAGATTAACTATGCATATATTAAATCTTCCAGAGGATGAGGTTAAGGAATTTGCAGAAGCACTTGTAAAGGCAAGAGGAACAATAAAATACTGCTCTGTATGCGGAAATTTTACAGACAAAGATCCTTGTTCAATTTGCAGCAATCCAAGTAGAGATAAGGAAACTATTTGTGTGGTAGAGCAGCCTAAGGATATAATGACTGTAGAAAAGGTTAAAGAATATAATGGAGTTTATCATGTACTTCATGGTAATCTTTCACCTATGCAGGGAAGAGGTCCTCAAGATATAAGAATAAGAGAACTTGTATCACGAATGAGTGCAGATATTAAAGAGGTAATATTAGCAACAAACCCAAATATTGAGGGAGAGGCTACAGCCATGTATATAGCAAGAATATTAAAACCCTTAGATGTTAAGGTAACAAGAATAGCATCAGGTATTCCTGTAGGAGGAGATTTAGAATACGCAGATGAAGTAACTCTTTCAAAGGCCTTAGAAGGAAGAAAAGAAATAAAATAA
- a CDS encoding pro-sigmaK processing inhibitor BofA family protein has translation MDTLFFGLIGLVLLIIVLKILKWPFKILINGIIGLVLLYLANILGSYLGFTIAINAVTALIAGFLGIPGIILLVIFQLFF, from the coding sequence ATGGATACTTTATTTTTCGGTTTGATAGGATTAGTATTATTAATTATTGTGTTAAAAATTTTAAAATGGCCATTTAAAATTTTAATAAATGGAATAATAGGATTAGTTTTGCTATATTTAGCGAATATATTAGGATCATATTTAGGATTTACTATAGCCATAAATGCAGTGACTGCGTTAATTGCTGGATTTTTGGGGATACCAGGAATAATTTTATTGGTAATATTTCAATTATTCTTTTAA
- the mscL gene encoding large-conductance mechanosensitive channel protein MscL, with the protein MEIKERGKGLIKEFKDFAMKGNVIDLAIGVIIGGAFNKIVSSLVSNIIMPIIGAIIGGVDFKDLSYTLREIPGKDPAVLEYGQFIQNVVDFLIITLSLFIFIKFLSKLNRKRENEKLAQQETKAKEPTKEELLLTEIRDTLKEISNKNT; encoded by the coding sequence ATGGAGATTAAAGAAAGAGGTAAGGGATTAATAAAAGAGTTTAAAGATTTTGCTATGAAGGGAAATGTAATAGATTTAGCAATAGGGGTTATTATAGGAGGAGCTTTTAATAAAATAGTATCATCATTAGTTAGCAATATAATAATGCCTATAATTGGTGCTATAATTGGTGGAGTTGATTTTAAAGATCTATCATATACTTTAAGAGAAATACCTGGCAAGGATCCAGCAGTATTAGAATATGGTCAGTTTATTCAAAATGTTGTAGACTTTTTAATAATTACATTATCATTATTTATTTTTATAAAGTTTTTAAGCAAGTTAAATAGAAAAAGGGAAAATGAAAAATTAGCGCAGCAAGAGACTAAAGCTAAAGAACCAACAAAGGAAGAATTATTATTAACAGAAATAAGAGATACCTTGAAAGAAATAAGTAATAAAAATACATAA
- a CDS encoding pyridoxal-phosphate-dependent aminotransferase family protein: MHKKLFIPGPVEVRPEVLEQMAQPLIGHRSKEASSLQKRISNNLRKVFFTNSEILLSTTSGSGLMEGAIRSCTAKRAAVFSVGAFGKRWYDMAVSNNVPADLFEVEMGQAINAEMVNDVLKTGKYDLIAVTHNETSTGVMNPIDEIGEIVKKYDDIIFIVDAVSSAAGTKIEVDKWGIDICITSSQKALGLPPGISLCTFSQRAKERAEKVKNRGTYLDLLSLYNYIQKKDYQYPSTPSISHMFALDYQLDYILNKEGLENRFNRHLELAKVVRNWAKKYFDLFADENHLSNTLTTVKNTRNIDISELNKELGKRGFVISNGYGSLKDKTFRIAHMADCTMEDLEELLVNINDILGLD; the protein is encoded by the coding sequence ATGCATAAAAAGTTGTTTATTCCCGGACCAGTTGAAGTTAGACCAGAAGTTTTGGAGCAAATGGCACAACCTTTAATTGGTCATAGAAGTAAGGAAGCTTCTTCATTACAAAAAAGAATAAGCAATAATTTAAGAAAAGTATTTTTTACAAATAGTGAAATTTTACTTTCAACTACATCTGGAAGTGGTCTTATGGAGGGTGCTATAAGATCATGTACTGCAAAAAGGGCAGCCGTATTTTCCGTAGGGGCTTTTGGGAAAAGATGGTATGACATGGCAGTTTCAAATAATGTTCCAGCAGATTTATTTGAAGTTGAAATGGGGCAGGCTATTAATGCAGAAATGGTAAATGATGTTTTAAAAACAGGTAAATATGATTTAATAGCAGTAACCCATAATGAAACATCAACAGGAGTAATGAATCCTATAGATGAAATTGGCGAAATAGTTAAGAAATATGATGATATTATATTTATAGTTGATGCAGTAAGCTCAGCAGCTGGAACAAAGATAGAAGTTGACAAATGGGGCATAGATATTTGTATTACTTCATCTCAAAAGGCTTTAGGTCTTCCACCGGGAATATCTTTATGTACTTTTTCACAAAGGGCTAAGGAAAGAGCAGAAAAGGTTAAAAATAGGGGAACTTATCTAGATTTATTATCATTGTATAATTATATTCAAAAAAAGGATTATCAATATCCTTCAACTCCATCAATTTCTCATATGTTTGCATTAGATTATCAACTTGATTATATCCTTAACAAAGAAGGATTAGAAAACAGATTTAATAGACATTTAGAATTAGCAAAAGTAGTTAGAAATTGGGCTAAAAAGTATTTTGATTTATTTGCAGATGAAAATCATTTATCAAATACACTAACTACAGTAAAAAATACAAGAAATATCGATATATCAGAATTAAACAAGGAATTAGGAAAAAGGGGCTTTGTAATATCTAATGGATATGGTAGTTTAAAAGATAAGACTTTTAGAATTGCCCATATGGCAGATTGTACAATGGAAGATTTAGAAGAATTGCTTGTTAATATAAATGATATTTTGGGGTTAGATTAA
- a CDS encoding DUF2508 family protein, which translates to MDRKFILRVLFDYFNKKDKVKDQQKEEENEEQYTEEDIELLKSINETIIELEVARTLFNSVTDPQLIELAINSENAARNRFDYLLSVAKKKHLKKIEII; encoded by the coding sequence ATGGATAGGAAATTTATTTTAAGGGTTTTATTCGATTATTTTAATAAGAAAGATAAAGTTAAAGATCAGCAAAAGGAAGAAGAAAATGAAGAACAATACACAGAAGAAGATATTGAATTGCTTAAGTCTATTAATGAAACAATTATTGAATTAGAAGTGGCTAGAACATTATTTAATTCTGTAACTGATCCTCAATTAATAGAACTTGCAATTAATAGTGAAAACGCAGCACGAAATAGATTTGATTATTTACTATCAGTAGCTAAAAAGAAACATTTAAAGAAGATAGAAATAATATAG
- the cls gene encoding cardiolipin synthase, protein MFIVGLLILLQFLFLTFGIWKLADSFVYLYSILTLVSLFVVVYIVSTEDNPSYKLAWTIPVLAFPVFGGLFYLIFGLKKTTKRFREKILKIHNETEYLLDQNEEVLDEIYKQDKHFYTQAKYLKDYASSPIYKNTITEYLSPGEEFFKVLIEELKKARHYILFEYFIIEEGKMWDEILEILEEKVGQGVDVRLIYDDMGCLTTLNYKYYEKLRQKGIKTVVFNPFVPFLSVIMNNRDHRKITVIDGHTAFIGGINLADEYINEKERFGYWKDASIMLKGDAVWKITMMFLQVWKFTTGEEIEFEKYKPYINYTGKFECDGYVQPYGDTPLDNEAVGENVYLNIINKAKDYVYIVTPYLIVDNELVTALTVAAKGGIDVRIVTPHIPDKWYVHRVTRAYYPQLLKAGVKIYEYTPGFIHSKTFVSDDEIGVVGTINMDYRSLYLHFECGVLLYKTKSINEIKEDFLDILSKSQEISIEDCRKERLSNRFIAAILRVFAPLM, encoded by the coding sequence ATGTTTATAGTCGGACTCTTAATTTTACTTCAATTCTTATTTTTAACTTTTGGAATATGGAAACTTGCAGATTCTTTTGTATATTTATATTCAATACTTACCTTAGTTAGTTTATTTGTTGTAGTGTACATAGTCAGCACAGAAGATAATCCTTCTTATAAATTAGCTTGGACAATACCAGTTTTGGCATTTCCTGTATTTGGAGGACTATTCTATCTTATTTTTGGTTTAAAGAAGACAACAAAAAGGTTTAGAGAAAAAATATTAAAAATTCATAATGAAACAGAATATTTACTTGATCAGAATGAAGAAGTATTAGATGAAATATATAAGCAAGATAAGCATTTCTATACTCAAGCAAAATACTTAAAGGATTATGCATCAAGTCCAATTTATAAAAATACAATTACAGAATATTTATCTCCGGGAGAAGAATTTTTTAAGGTTTTAATAGAGGAACTAAAAAAAGCAAGACATTATATCCTTTTTGAATATTTTATAATAGAAGAAGGAAAGATGTGGGATGAAATTTTAGAAATCCTTGAAGAAAAGGTAGGGCAAGGTGTTGATGTAAGACTTATATATGATGATATGGGATGCCTTACAACCTTGAATTATAAGTATTACGAGAAATTAAGGCAGAAGGGAATTAAGACAGTTGTATTTAATCCTTTTGTACCTTTTTTATCCGTAATTATGAATAATAGAGATCATAGAAAAATAACAGTAATAGATGGACATACAGCTTTCATAGGAGGAATTAATCTAGCTGATGAATATATAAATGAAAAAGAGAGATTTGGTTATTGGAAAGATGCTTCTATAATGCTTAAGGGAGATGCAGTATGGAAGATAACTATGATGTTTCTTCAAGTTTGGAAATTTACAACAGGGGAAGAAATTGAATTTGAAAAATATAAGCCTTATATAAATTATACTGGAAAATTTGAATGTGACGGATATGTTCAGCCTTATGGGGATACTCCCTTAGATAATGAAGCAGTTGGCGAAAATGTATATTTAAATATTATAAATAAGGCTAAGGATTATGTTTATATAGTAACTCCTTATTTAATAGTAGATAATGAGCTTGTAACAGCTTTAACAGTTGCTGCAAAGGGTGGAATTGATGTTAGAATTGTAACTCCTCATATCCCTGATAAATGGTATGTTCATAGAGTTACTAGAGCTTATTATCCACAGCTTTTAAAAGCAGGAGTGAAAATTTATGAATATACTCCAGGATTTATACATTCAAAAACCTTTGTTTCAGATGATGAAATTGGAGTGGTTGGAACAATAAATATGGATTATAGAAGTTTATATCTTCATTTTGAATGTGGAGTTTTATTGTATAAAACTAAATCAATTAATGAAATTAAAGAAGATTTTTTAGATATTTTATCTAAGTCACAAGAAATCTCTATTGAGGATTGTAGAAAAGAAAGGTTATCAAATAGATTTATTGCTGCAATTTTAAGAGTTTTTGCACCTCTTATGTAA
- a CDS encoding YbaB/EbfC family nucleoid-associated protein, whose product MARGGFPGGFGGGNINNLMKQAQKLQKEMEQMQKDLETKEFEASVGGGAVIVKANGKKEVISINIKPEVVDPDDVEMLEDLVLTAVNEALRKAEEETANKMGKLTGGMNIPGLF is encoded by the coding sequence ATGGCAAGAGGAGGATTTCCAGGCGGATTTGGCGGAGGAAATATAAATAATCTAATGAAGCAAGCTCAAAAGCTTCAAAAAGAAATGGAGCAAATGCAAAAAGATCTTGAAACTAAGGAATTTGAAGCTTCAGTAGGCGGTGGAGCTGTAATTGTAAAAGCAAATGGAAAAAAAGAAGTAATTTCTATAAATATAAAACCAGAAGTAGTAGATCCAGATGATGTTGAAATGTTAGAGGATTTAGTGTTAACTGCAGTAAATGAAGCGTTAAGAAAAGCAGAAGAAGAAACAGCAAATAAAATGGGCAAGTTAACAGGTGGAATGAATATACCAGGATTATTCTAA
- a CDS encoding D-2-hydroxyacid dehydrogenase, whose protein sequence is MIRILLNDGLQEGAIEKLETLGFEVVSKHYDKDILGDKLKNYDCLVVRSATKVTKEILEKASTGKLKLIIRAGVGVDNIDIKTAEEYGMVVKNTPYASSNSVAELALAHMFAVARFLGTSNYTMRKGEWNKKKYKGVEIEGKTLGIVGMGRIGKALAIKAEALGMKVIYNDCFGKIEDIKFEYYELEDLLRKADFVSLHVPYDESKGYLIGKEEFSIIKEGAYIINCARGKVVDEEALLEALDLGRVSGAGIDVFEVEPNTNERLVKHPRVSCTPHIGASTIEAQDRIGEEVVSIIKDFFN, encoded by the coding sequence TTGATAAGAATATTATTAAATGATGGATTACAAGAAGGAGCAATAGAGAAATTAGAAACTTTAGGATTTGAAGTTGTTTCAAAACATTATGATAAAGATATACTTGGTGATAAATTAAAGAACTATGATTGCTTAGTAGTAAGATCAGCAACAAAAGTAACTAAAGAAATATTAGAAAAGGCTTCAACAGGAAAATTGAAGCTTATAATTAGGGCAGGAGTTGGTGTTGATAATATAGATATAAAAACTGCAGAGGAATATGGTATGGTTGTTAAAAATACTCCTTATGCAAGTTCTAACTCTGTAGCAGAACTAGCCCTTGCTCATATGTTTGCAGTAGCAAGATTTCTTGGAACTTCAAATTACACTATGAGAAAAGGCGAGTGGAATAAGAAAAAATATAAGGGTGTTGAAATTGAAGGCAAAACCCTTGGAATAGTTGGAATGGGTAGAATAGGAAAAGCTCTTGCAATTAAGGCTGAGGCTTTGGGAATGAAAGTTATATATAATGACTGTTTTGGAAAGATTGAAGATATTAAATTTGAATATTATGAATTAGAGGACTTATTAAGAAAAGCTGATTTTGTTTCTTTACATGTTCCTTATGATGAGAGTAAGGGATATTTAATTGGAAAAGAAGAATTCAGCATAATTAAAGAAGGGGCATATATAATTAATTGTGCAAGAGGAAAAGTAGTAGATGAGGAGGCTCTTTTAGAGGCTTTAGATTTAGGAAGAGTTTCTGGTGCGGGAATAGATGTTTTTGAAGTAGAGCCTAATACAAATGAACGGTTAGTTAAGCATCCAAGAGTTAGCTGCACACCTCACATAGGGGCATCTACTATAGAAGCACAAGATAGAATTGGAGAGGAAGTTGTTTCAATAATAAAGGATTTTTTTAATTAA
- the dnaX gene encoding DNA polymerase III subunit gamma/tau, whose product MGYTALYREWRPRNFYDVVGQEHITTTLKNQILNNRIAHAYLFCGTRGTGKTSTAKVFSKALNCLNLKDGEPCNECSMCKKINDGLAIDVTELDAASNNGIDKIRDIIDDVKYPPQEAKYKVYIMDEVHMLSTGAVNAFLKTLEEPPQNVIFILATTDPQKLPITILSRCQRFDFKRINYEDITGRLRKIIKDQNVIADEKSLNLIARVSDGAMRDALSILDQAISMGNGTVQYDILLNMLGLVTNDNLFDLANGIIQRNIEKSINVVDEVVNSGKDIYLFIKDLISHYRNILMIKVTNNPEEVLDMSEENIILIKEQASKIRAEEAMRCIRILQEAENDAKLSKQARIYLELAIIKMCKIEYDTSNEIILSRLNSLEEKLKRGIITAVPVEEVSLRDEKKNEVKKVSNLVNSSKNVVRKESPKEVLNEYSKVTLRDIQRSWQDILEKFKARRKMIIYASIVTGKPVKCENGVLTIEYEEQYKFNKDRLEKPENMNVITEVLSEVFKEKIKVVFVVENDLNEEKSTEDIILEKLGSDIVNILDE is encoded by the coding sequence ATGGGATATACCGCTTTATATAGGGAATGGAGACCTAGGAACTTTTATGATGTAGTAGGACAGGAACATATAACTACAACCTTAAAAAATCAAATATTAAATAATAGAATTGCTCATGCATATCTTTTTTGCGGAACAAGAGGAACAGGAAAGACTAGTACAGCAAAGGTATTTTCAAAGGCATTAAATTGTTTAAATTTAAAAGATGGAGAACCTTGCAATGAATGTTCTATGTGCAAGAAAATAAATGATGGATTAGCAATAGATGTAACAGAGCTAGATGCAGCTTCAAATAATGGTATTGATAAAATTAGGGATATTATAGATGATGTAAAATATCCTCCTCAAGAAGCAAAATATAAGGTTTATATAATGGATGAGGTTCATATGTTGTCAACTGGAGCTGTTAATGCATTTCTAAAAACTTTAGAAGAACCTCCCCAAAATGTAATTTTTATATTAGCAACAACAGACCCTCAAAAGCTTCCAATAACTATTCTTTCAAGATGCCAAAGATTTGATTTTAAAAGAATAAATTATGAAGATATAACAGGAAGATTAAGAAAGATTATAAAGGATCAAAATGTTATTGCTGATGAAAAAAGTTTAAATCTTATTGCAAGAGTTTCTGATGGAGCTATGAGAGATGCTTTGAGTATATTAGATCAAGCAATATCCATGGGAAATGGAACAGTGCAATATGACATACTTTTAAATATGTTGGGTTTAGTAACCAATGACAATTTATTTGATCTAGCTAACGGAATAATTCAAAGAAATATAGAAAAGTCGATTAATGTAGTTGATGAAGTAGTTAACAGCGGAAAAGATATATACTTGTTTATTAAGGATTTAATAAGTCATTACAGAAATATCCTTATGATTAAGGTAACTAATAATCCAGAGGAAGTCCTTGATATGTCTGAGGAAAATATTATACTAATAAAGGAACAAGCAAGTAAAATAAGAGCTGAAGAAGCGATGAGATGCATAAGAATACTCCAAGAAGCTGAAAATGATGCTAAGCTTAGTAAGCAAGCAAGAATATATTTAGAGCTTGCTATAATAAAAATGTGCAAAATTGAATATGATACTTCGAATGAAATTATATTATCTAGATTAAATAGTTTAGAAGAAAAATTAAAAAGAGGAATTATTACAGCTGTTCCAGTTGAAGAAGTTTCATTAAGAGACGAAAAAAAGAATGAAGTTAAAAAGGTATCTAACTTAGTTAATAGTTCTAAAAATGTTGTAAGGAAAGAAAGTCCTAAGGAAGTATTAAACGAATATTCAAAGGTAACTTTAAGGGATATACAAAGGTCTTGGCAGGATATTTTAGAAAAGTTTAAGGCAAGAAGAAAAATGATTATTTATGCATCAATTGTAACTGGGAAACCAGTTAAATGTGAAAATGGGGTTTTAACTATTGAATATGAAGAACAATATAAGTTTAATAAAGATAGGTTAGAAAAGCCAGAAAATATGAATGTTATTACTGAGGTATTATCAGAAGTATTTAAAGAAAAGATAAAAGTAGTATTTGTTGTAGAAAATGATTTAAATGAGGAAAAGTCAACAGAAGATATTATATTAGAAAAGTTAGGTTCAGATATAGTTAATATTTTAGATGAATAA